In Eucalyptus grandis isolate ANBG69807.140 chromosome 4, ASM1654582v1, whole genome shotgun sequence, the following proteins share a genomic window:
- the LOC108957439 gene encoding probable RNA-dependent RNA polymerase 5, protein MNDEKKSLKGGRIPILDSYYLMGTADPTRIHKSDEVCIILDSGQISGKVLVYRNPGLHFGDIHVLNATYVEALETKVGNSKYAIFFATSGQRSLADEIAGGDFDGDMYWVSRNPQVGVYMRFAHSC, encoded by the exons ATGAACGATGAAAAGAAGAGTTTGAAAGGAGGAAGGATTCCTATTCTAGATTCTTACTATCTAATGGGGACAGCCGATCCCACAAGAATtcataaaagtgatgaagtttgTATTATCCT TGACAGTGGACAAATTTCAGGGAAGGTATTAGTATACCGCAATCCTGGTTTGCACTTCGGAGATATTCATGTTTTGAACGCTACATATGTGGAAGCTCTGGAAACAAAAGTTGGAAATTCAAAGTATGCTATATTTTTCGCTACTAGTGGACAGCGCTCCTTGGCCGATGAAATAGCTGGTGGGGATTTCGATGGGGATATGTATTGGGTTTCACGGAACCCTCAGGTTGGTGTTTATATGAGATTCGCTCATTCTTGTTAG